A section of the Spartobacteria bacterium genome encodes:
- a CDS encoding efflux RND transporter periplasmic adaptor subunit → MNTVPNIWRSWSIALRCPFYCYWDFLEHLLMVCLKEKKMSKTKGNMMLIAGTVIGLSAGAVGTYFAVQQSAQAVVKTPKVQLKDVFTAPRPVALARVVAVDYSRKTRYPGQLEAYEKAQLAFRVGGPLTGIYVEPGSRVKKGDKLMQIDPRDYEDRMAALEAHMQGAKAGLDQAKQDFERAKNLFSQSVIPQADFDRASTQLLTAEAGVKELEAQLGIARHNLDDTTLEAPFYGIVTGKKINNFEMVRAGQVVLTMHSIQRQKITIYIPESVMLKASLTTDEHASVVMPGNAGVVCDAVLEEWSTAADPATLTYALTFAFDAPEDVTMLPGMTAEVLWRPRAGEEDAGALLVPVNSVEMDINGGSFVWVYDALDEKVHEQPVKLGSIVGSSYMQVFEGLKKNDLVVTAGSDFVTEGMLVSAEVPARN, encoded by the coding sequence ATGAATACAGTTCCGAATATTTGGAGAAGCTGGAGTATCGCATTGCGATGTCCATTTTATTGTTATTGGGATTTTCTAGAACATTTATTGATGGTGTGTTTGAAGGAGAAGAAGATGAGTAAGACCAAAGGAAATATGATGTTGATTGCAGGCACAGTGATTGGTTTGTCTGCCGGTGCGGTTGGAACCTATTTTGCAGTGCAGCAAAGCGCACAGGCTGTGGTGAAAACCCCAAAGGTGCAGTTAAAGGATGTTTTTACAGCACCGCGTCCCGTAGCCTTGGCGCGTGTCGTTGCAGTAGACTATTCGCGGAAGACGCGGTATCCCGGGCAGTTGGAAGCCTATGAAAAAGCACAGCTTGCTTTTCGGGTGGGCGGACCGCTGACAGGCATCTATGTGGAACCCGGTTCCCGTGTCAAAAAAGGCGACAAACTGATGCAGATTGATCCCCGTGATTACGAGGATAGAATGGCCGCATTGGAAGCGCATATGCAGGGAGCGAAGGCCGGGTTAGATCAGGCAAAGCAGGATTTTGAACGGGCGAAAAATCTTTTTAGTCAGAGCGTTATTCCTCAGGCAGATTTTGATCGGGCCAGTACACAGCTGTTGACTGCAGAAGCGGGTGTGAAAGAGCTGGAAGCACAGCTTGGTATTGCACGGCATAATTTAGATGACACGACACTGGAAGCCCCATTCTACGGCATCGTAACTGGCAAAAAAATCAATAATTTTGAAATGGTTCGAGCCGGCCAGGTTGTGTTGACGATGCATTCGATCCAGCGCCAGAAGATAACGATTTACATCCCTGAAAGTGTGATGCTGAAGGCATCACTGACCACGGATGAACATGCATCGGTGGTGATGCCGGGCAATGCCGGTGTGGTATGCGATGCCGTTTTAGAAGAGTGGAGCACTGCCGCTGATCCCGCCACGCTGACCTACGCTTTGACATTTGCATTTGATGCACCGGAAGACGTGACGATGCTTCCTGGCATGACGGCCGAGGTACTTTGGCGTCCCCGGGCCGGTGAAGAGGACGCGGGAGCACTGCTGGTTCCTGTGAACTCTGTGGAGATGGATATCAATGGAGGCTCCTTTGTCTGGGTATACGATGCATTAGATGAAAAAGTGCATGAACAGCCCGTCAAACTGGGCAGTATTGTGGGGTCTTCCTATATGCAGGTATTTGAGGGATTGAAGAAGAATGATCTGGTGGTGACCGCCGGGTCGGATTTTGTAACTGAAGGCATGCTTGTTTCTGCCGAAGTTCCTGCACGCAACTAA
- a CDS encoding TetR/AcrR family transcriptional regulator, producing MKTKVQHTQERGRGYAAGDATRDDIIRAAGELAGKYGFETLTTRAIASRAKVNIGSIHYHFGGKAGLLDALVEHVLCDWVERPLSELIAKYEPILNTARGQVLVIRAVVHRHLDGHIKDRARLQWHHRVVYQLMQHRELDLSEKVMSTILDPHLHVLTHILSVIDPSLNKEDILQLISLILSPICFHSDYMDMIGQELGTDEYSSEYLEKLEYRIAMSILLLLGFSRTFIDGVFEGEEDE from the coding sequence ATGAAAACAAAAGTACAGCACACTCAGGAACGAGGCAGGGGATATGCGGCAGGGGATGCGACGCGGGACGATATTATTCGTGCGGCGGGGGAACTGGCTGGAAAGTATGGATTTGAGACGTTGACTACGCGTGCAATTGCGTCGCGGGCTAAAGTGAATATAGGAAGTATTCACTATCATTTCGGCGGTAAGGCCGGTTTGCTGGATGCTCTGGTTGAGCACGTGCTCTGTGACTGGGTGGAACGTCCGCTCAGTGAACTGATAGCAAAGTATGAACCGATTTTGAATACTGCCCGCGGTCAGGTTTTGGTGATTCGTGCGGTTGTACATCGTCACTTAGACGGGCACATAAAGGATCGGGCGCGATTGCAATGGCACCATCGGGTTGTGTATCAATTGATGCAGCACCGTGAACTGGACTTGTCGGAAAAGGTGATGTCCACCATTTTGGATCCGCACTTGCACGTTTTGACGCACATATTATCGGTGATTGATCCTTCGCTGAATAAGGAAGATATCCTGCAGCTGATTTCACTGATCTTGTCCCCGATTTGTTTTCATTCTGACTATATGGATATGATTGGTCAGGAGCTGGGTACGGATGAATACAGTTCCGAATATTTGGAGAAGCTGGAGTATCGCATTGCGATGTCCATTTTATTGTTATTGGGATTTTCTAGAACATTTATTGATGGTGTGTTTGAAGGAGAAGAAGATGAGTAA